Proteins co-encoded in one Flavobacterium sp. M31R6 genomic window:
- the rlmF gene encoding 23S rRNA (adenine(1618)-N(6))-methyltransferase RlmF codes for MKSTKNTEKTTLHPKNLHRFGYNFELLTLNHPELGDFVFVNEHNIETIDFSNPDAVKALNKALLITNYDIQNWDIPADFLCPPIPGRADYIHYLADLLATTNNGVIPQGETIMGLDIGIGANCIYPILGNAIYGWSFVGTDIDENAIQNCKKIIEHNPKLAEAISLQLQINSRFIFKNIIAPEDRFTFTICNPPFHSSSEEATKSSLRKVNNLTPNAPKAAKPILNFGGQNAELWCEGGELGFIKQMIYESAKYPMQCLWFTTLVSKQSNLNTIYKTLNNVAAIHKTIEMAQGQKTSRIVAWTFMSEAQQKAWKF; via the coding sequence ATGAAATCTACAAAGAATACCGAAAAGACAACTTTACATCCAAAAAATCTTCACCGATTTGGATATAACTTTGAACTATTAACACTAAATCACCCCGAATTGGGAGATTTTGTTTTCGTTAATGAACACAACATAGAAACGATTGACTTTAGTAATCCCGATGCGGTAAAAGCGCTTAATAAGGCTTTATTAATCACCAATTACGATATTCAAAACTGGGATATCCCAGCTGATTTTTTATGCCCGCCAATTCCAGGTAGAGCCGACTATATTCATTACCTCGCAGATTTATTGGCTACAACAAATAATGGCGTAATTCCACAGGGAGAAACCATTATGGGTCTCGACATTGGTATTGGAGCCAATTGTATTTATCCAATATTAGGAAATGCTATTTATGGCTGGTCATTTGTAGGAACTGATATCGATGAAAATGCAATTCAAAATTGTAAAAAAATCATCGAACACAATCCAAAATTGGCAGAAGCAATAAGTCTGCAATTACAGATAAATTCTCGTTTTATTTTCAAAAACATTATAGCTCCCGAGGATCGATTCACGTTTACCATCTGCAATCCTCCTTTTCATTCTTCATCCGAAGAAGCAACAAAAAGCAGTCTTCGAAAAGTTAACAATCTTACTCCAAATGCTCCAAAAGCCGCAAAACCAATACTTAATTTTGGCGGACAAAATGCTGAATTGTGGTGTGAAGGCGGTGAATTAGGCTTTATCAAGCAAATGATTTATGAAAGCGCCAAATATCCTATGCAATGTCTTTGGTTTACTACATTAGTATCAAAACAATCCAATTTGAATACAATATACAAAACCTTAAACAATGTCGCGGCTATTCATAAAACAATAGAAATGGCCCAAGGTCAAAAAACAAGCCGAATCGTTGCATGGACTTTTATGAGTGAAGCACAACAAAAAGCTTGGAAATTTTAA
- a CDS encoding TonB-dependent receptor: protein MISKKIIYLFLLLLTSFYTFSQDTSNNESNKQKFTLSGTISDSNSNETLIGVNVSIPELKTGVITNEYGFYSITLPKGVYKIQITSIGFQTTEETVNLDKNTKMNFKLTGSENVLKEVIINSNDSQTENRKPEMGVNKLSVATIKKMPVVLGEVDIIKSILLLPGVTNAGEAASGFNVRGGGADQNLILMDEASIFNSSHVFGFFSIFNPDAVKDIKLYKGGIPARYGGRASSVLDIYQKDGNSNDFHMSGGIGLITSRLLAEGPIVKNKGSFLIAGRASYAHLFLKLSEDQKDNAAYFYDLNAKLSYKLTPNNNLYMSGYFGRDVFAINKSFTNIYGNTTFNTRWNHLFSEKLFSNLSAIFSDYYYGLDLDFVGFEWRSGIKNFNIKYDFRSYVSDKLKLNFGVNGIYYEFNPGTIKPSSPDSGINPDQLEKKYAYEPAIYINAEQKITERIDINYGLRYSLFYNVGSSTVNLYENNNPVLFNSQFQIYEKATPIGTKQYSKNEVIRSFDYLEPRLSVNYQLNENQSFQASYNRMVQYLQLISNTSSPTPLDVWTPSGTYIKPQIADQVALGYFKKFKEGAYSTEVSGFYKEVQNRLDYIDGANLIANKAIEQVLLNGQLRSYGLELMLKKNEGKLTGWISYTLSKSEQQTPGRTPEETGINNGQWYNTAYDKVNNLAVTGSYYLNPKWAFGANFIYQTGQPTTYPNGQYQYLGMTIPIYGLRNKERLPSFNHLDISATLTPKPNYNKNWRSEWVFSIYNVYNRKNAASIAFRENLDTGANEAVKTSIFGIVPAVSYNFKF, encoded by the coding sequence ATGATTTCAAAGAAAATTATTTACTTATTCCTTTTACTGCTCACTTCTTTTTACACTTTTTCGCAGGATACGAGCAATAACGAATCGAATAAACAGAAGTTCACACTTAGCGGAACCATCTCGGACAGCAATAGTAATGAAACATTAATTGGGGTCAACGTTTCGATTCCTGAATTAAAAACTGGAGTTATTACAAATGAGTACGGCTTTTATTCCATCACATTGCCAAAAGGTGTCTATAAAATTCAAATCACATCAATAGGGTTTCAGACTACCGAGGAGACAGTCAATTTGGATAAAAATACCAAAATGAATTTCAAATTGACGGGTAGTGAAAATGTTCTGAAAGAAGTCATTATCAATAGCAACGATAGCCAAACCGAAAACCGAAAACCCGAAATGGGTGTAAACAAACTTTCGGTGGCAACAATTAAAAAAATGCCGGTAGTACTGGGTGAAGTCGATATTATCAAATCTATTTTATTGCTTCCCGGTGTTACCAATGCTGGTGAAGCTGCTTCTGGATTCAATGTTCGCGGAGGGGGCGCCGACCAAAATTTAATTTTGATGGATGAAGCCAGTATTTTTAACTCTTCACACGTTTTTGGATTCTTTTCTATTTTTAATCCAGATGCCGTAAAGGATATCAAACTGTACAAAGGAGGAATTCCAGCCCGTTATGGAGGAAGGGCATCTTCGGTTTTGGACATATATCAAAAAGACGGAAACAGTAACGATTTCCACATGAGTGGTGGAATTGGGTTGATAACCAGCCGCCTTTTGGCCGAGGGACCCATAGTAAAAAATAAAGGCTCTTTTCTTATCGCCGGCCGAGCTTCCTATGCACATTTATTTCTAAAACTATCCGAAGATCAAAAAGACAACGCTGCCTATTTTTATGATTTGAATGCAAAACTAAGCTATAAATTAACTCCAAATAATAACTTATACATGTCGGGCTATTTTGGTCGAGATGTATTTGCAATAAATAAAAGTTTTACGAATATATACGGAAATACCACTTTCAATACCCGTTGGAATCATTTGTTTTCTGAAAAACTTTTCTCAAACCTATCTGCTATTTTTAGTGATTATTACTATGGTTTGGATCTTGATTTTGTTGGTTTCGAATGGAGATCGGGTATTAAGAACTTCAACATTAAATACGATTTCAGAAGTTATGTTTCAGACAAATTAAAATTGAATTTCGGGGTAAATGGTATCTATTACGAATTCAATCCAGGAACCATAAAACCTTCAAGTCCTGACTCGGGAATTAATCCTGACCAACTCGAAAAAAAATATGCATATGAACCTGCAATTTATATCAATGCTGAGCAAAAAATAACCGAACGAATTGATATCAATTATGGATTACGTTACAGTTTATTTTACAATGTAGGCTCTTCAACGGTGAATTTATATGAGAATAACAATCCTGTATTGTTCAATTCACAATTTCAAATCTATGAAAAAGCAACTCCTATTGGTACAAAACAGTACAGCAAAAACGAAGTAATTAGAAGCTTCGACTATTTGGAACCTCGATTAAGCGTCAATTATCAGCTCAATGAAAACCAGTCTTTTCAAGCGAGTTACAACCGAATGGTTCAGTACTTACAGTTAATTTCGAATACATCCTCACCTACTCCGTTGGATGTATGGACTCCGAGCGGCACCTATATCAAACCTCAAATTGCCGATCAAGTAGCCTTGGGTTATTTTAAAAAATTCAAAGAAGGAGCCTATTCCACCGAAGTTAGTGGTTTTTATAAAGAAGTACAAAACAGATTGGATTATATTGATGGAGCCAACTTAATTGCCAATAAAGCAATTGAGCAAGTTTTATTGAACGGACAATTACGCTCTTATGGTCTCGAACTGATGCTAAAAAAGAACGAAGGAAAACTAACGGGTTGGATATCCTATACCCTTTCCAAATCCGAACAACAAACGCCCGGACGAACGCCCGAAGAAACTGGAATAAATAATGGTCAATGGTACAATACGGCTTATGATAAAGTCAACAATCTAGCCGTTACCGGTTCTTATTATCTAAATCCAAAATGGGCTTTCGGCGCCAACTTTATTTATCAAACGGGACAGCCTACCACTTATCCAAACGGACAGTACCAATATCTGGGAATGACCATCCCAATTTACGGATTGCGAAATAAGGAACGATTACCGTCTTTTAATCATTTGGATATTTCGGCCACATTAACTCCAAAACCAAATTACAATAAAAATTGGAGAAGCGAATGGGTTTTCAGCATTTACAACGTTTACAATAGAAAAAATGCTGCTTCAATTGCCTTTAGGGAAAATCTGGACACAGGTGCAAACGAAGCCGTGAAAACATCCATTTTTGGTATCGTGCCAGCTGTAAGTTATAATTTCAAATTTTAA
- the trmD gene encoding tRNA (guanosine(37)-N1)-methyltransferase TrmD produces the protein MRIDIITVLPELLRSPFEASIMKRAIDKGLVEVHFHNLRDYTTNKQKSVDDYPFGGGAGMVMTVQPIDACITHLKSERTYDEIIYMSPDGETLNQKMANTMSMYENIIILCGHYKGVDQRVRDHFITKEISIGDYVLSGGELGALVLSDALIRLIPGVLSDETSALTDSFQDGLLSGPIYTRPADYKGWKVPDVLLSGHFAKIDKWREDTAYEHTKNRRPDLLND, from the coding sequence ATGAGAATTGACATTATAACCGTATTACCTGAATTATTAAGAAGTCCATTTGAAGCTTCGATTATGAAACGCGCCATTGACAAAGGATTGGTGGAGGTTCATTTTCATAATTTAAGAGATTATACGACCAACAAACAAAAAAGCGTTGACGATTATCCTTTTGGTGGTGGAGCTGGAATGGTTATGACTGTTCAACCCATAGATGCCTGTATCACCCACCTGAAAAGTGAAAGAACCTACGACGAAATCATTTATATGTCTCCCGATGGCGAAACGCTAAACCAAAAAATGGCCAACACGATGTCGATGTATGAAAACATCATCATTTTGTGTGGACATTATAAAGGTGTCGATCAACGCGTGCGCGATCATTTTATCACCAAGGAAATTTCAATAGGTGATTATGTTTTATCAGGAGGAGAATTGGGTGCTTTGGTTTTATCTGATGCCTTAATCCGATTGATTCCAGGAGTATTGAGTGACGAAACCTCGGCATTGACCGATAGTTTCCAGGATGGTTTACTTTCGGGTCCCATCTATACTCGTCCTGCCGACTACAAAGGCTGGAAAGTTCCTGATGTTTTATTAAGCGGCCATTTCGCCAAAATTGATAAATGGAGAGAAGACACGGCCTATGAACACACGAAAAACAGGAGACCAGACTTGTTAAACGATTAA
- a CDS encoding DUF4249 domain-containing protein, translating into MKKLIATLIIIVAIVCTGCEDVIKVDVDTAAPRLAVEAAINWQKGTEGSVQYIKLTTTTGYFENVIPVVSGAVVTVTNSSNKIFNFIENPKTGMYVCSNFEPQLNETYTLTIKTNGETYTATEKMYPVAAITKFTQNNNGGFSGKDIEVKAYFNDPADEINFYLYRYNYKNQKTTNLYTDDDTFFNGNEFFSISQNDSLKVGEKVNVTHLGISKSYYNYMSIIISLAGQNGGGPFQSPPSTVRGNVVNTTNPDNYPLGYFSVSESDSKEYTIQ; encoded by the coding sequence ATGAAAAAATTAATCGCAACCCTAATAATAATCGTCGCCATTGTATGCACAGGCTGTGAAGATGTTATAAAAGTAGATGTAGATACTGCGGCTCCTAGATTGGCTGTTGAAGCGGCAATCAATTGGCAAAAAGGGACAGAAGGAAGCGTCCAATACATAAAACTAACCACGACAACAGGTTATTTCGAGAACGTAATTCCTGTGGTCTCCGGGGCAGTTGTGACTGTGACAAATAGTTCCAATAAGATTTTTAATTTTATTGAAAACCCAAAAACAGGAATGTATGTTTGTTCTAATTTTGAACCTCAACTAAATGAAACCTATACCTTAACCATTAAAACAAATGGAGAAACATATACTGCCACCGAAAAAATGTACCCAGTGGCGGCGATTACAAAGTTTACACAAAATAATAATGGTGGATTTAGCGGAAAAGACATTGAGGTCAAAGCCTATTTTAATGACCCTGCCGACGAAATCAATTTCTATTTATACCGCTATAATTATAAAAATCAAAAAACAACAAATCTCTATACGGACGATGACACCTTTTTTAACGGAAATGAATTTTTTAGTATCTCCCAAAATGACTCTTTAAAAGTGGGTGAAAAAGTCAACGTTACCCATTTGGGAATTTCTAAAAGTTATTACAACTACATGAGTATTATTATCAGCCTAGCGGGACAAAACGGTGGCGGTCCGTTTCAGTCTCCTCCATCCACGGTCAGAGGTAACGTAGTCAACACCACCAATCCCGACAATTATCCTTTAGGTTATTTTTCGGTAAGCGAAAGCGATTCGAAAGAATACACAATTCAATAA
- a CDS encoding DNA/RNA non-specific endonuclease has protein sequence MSIIRHKHFFLSYSEEHEQAEWAAYYLTAESQQEHHFERPYFKQDPLVDTDSAHWKNYKDTGYDKGHLVPAADMKFSSEAYNETFYTSNVSPQNRAFNAGVWNRLEQKIRYWADKYTALFIVTGSILHDNLVTIGDEEVSVPDYFFKIVVRVQDDALVMIPFLVPNEKSDAPLYTFATTIDAIEQITGIDFNQKLSEKIEEKIEKELSYKEWSFS, from the coding sequence ATGAGTATCATCAGACATAAGCATTTCTTTTTATCATATTCCGAAGAACACGAACAAGCGGAGTGGGCAGCCTATTATTTGACTGCGGAGTCCCAACAAGAGCATCATTTTGAAAGACCTTATTTCAAACAAGATCCGTTGGTAGACACCGATTCTGCACATTGGAAAAATTATAAAGATACCGGTTACGACAAAGGCCACCTTGTCCCAGCCGCTGATATGAAATTTTCCAGTGAAGCCTACAATGAAACTTTTTACACCTCGAATGTGTCACCTCAAAACAGAGCTTTTAACGCCGGAGTCTGGAACCGACTGGAACAAAAAATTCGGTATTGGGCTGATAAATACACGGCTCTTTTTATAGTGACGGGAAGTATTTTGCATGATAATTTAGTTACTATTGGCGACGAAGAAGTCTCGGTTCCCGATTATTTTTTCAAAATCGTGGTTCGGGTACAGGACGATGCTTTGGTAATGATTCCGTTTTTGGTTCCCAATGAAAAATCGGATGCTCCGCTTTATACTTTTGCAACAACCATTGATGCAATTGAACAAATTACTGGAATTGATTTCAACCAAAAACTATCTGAAAAAATTGAAGAGAAAATAGAAAAAGAGTTGAGTTATAAGGAATGGAGTTTTAGCTAA
- a CDS encoding DUF1569 domain-containing protein produces the protein MGSIYDKADNEAIIARINSLTPDSKALWGKMTVDQMCKHCNAAIQVAFGTKALKKYFLLRILGRLIKNKAFNSDFGKNSPTAKELKFESSYDFESSRKEFAENFSQFTKGTQVIKLMDHPFWGKMTYEDWDKLMWRHTDHHLRQFGV, from the coding sequence ATGGGTTCGATATATGACAAAGCCGATAATGAGGCTATAATTGCCAGAATCAATTCTCTTACGCCTGACAGTAAAGCGCTGTGGGGCAAGATGACAGTGGACCAAATGTGCAAGCATTGCAACGCTGCGATTCAGGTTGCGTTTGGCACAAAAGCCCTAAAGAAGTATTTCCTGTTGCGTATTTTAGGCAGATTAATAAAAAACAAAGCCTTTAATAGTGACTTTGGAAAAAACAGTCCTACGGCTAAAGAGCTAAAATTTGAAAGTTCCTATGATTTTGAATCCAGCAGAAAAGAATTTGCAGAAAATTTTAGCCAATTTACGAAAGGCACTCAAGTGATCAAGCTTATGGATCATCCTTTTTGGGGCAAAATGACTTATGAGGATTGGGATAAATTGATGTGGAGACATACCGATCATCATTTGAGGCAGTTTGGAGTTTAG
- a CDS encoding NADP-dependent isocitrate dehydrogenase: MTTKAKIFYTLTDEAPLLATYSFLPIVQAFTATSDIEIETRDISLAGRIISNFSEFLKEDQKTKNALLELGQLATTPEANIIKLPNVSASIPQLKAAIAELQSHGYALPDFPEDPQTEEEKAIKAKYSKILGSAVNPVLREGNSDRRAPKAVKNYAKANPHSMGAWSADSKTHVASMESGDFYGSEKSLTLTDATDVKIEFVAKDGTATVLKASTPLKSGEIIDSSVMHLNALKSFVSKTIKEAKEQNILLSVHLKATMMKVSDPIIFGAIVEVYFADVFQKYAALFSELNINTSNGLGDVYAKIAGNPMQAEVEAAITQAIENGPALAMVNSDKGITNLHVPSDVIVDASMPAMIRTSGQMYNKDGKQQDTVAIIPDRCYAGVYTATIDFCKKHGAFVPTTMGSVPNVGLMAQQAEEYGSHDKTFQLKADGVVRVIDTNGTVLMEQSVEANDIFRMCQAKDAPIQDWVKLAVNRARLSNTPAVFWLDNNRAHDRELIIKVEKYLKDYDTTGLDIRILNPIEATNFTLERIIKGLDTISVTGNVLRDYLTDLFPILEVGTSAKMLSIVPLMNGGGLFETGAGGSAPKHVEQFIQEGYLRWDSLGEFLALGASLEHLGQTLRNPKAIILAETLDTATEKFLATDKSPSRKLGGIDNRGSHFYLAMYWAEALAAQDKDAELKAIFTPIAAEFFANESKINAELIGSQGKAQNIGGYYQPNPALTDKAMRPSETFNAILAKLA, translated from the coding sequence ATGACAACAAAAGCTAAAATTTTTTACACACTTACAGATGAGGCTCCTTTATTGGCAACCTATTCTTTTCTACCAATTGTCCAGGCATTTACTGCTACTTCGGATATCGAAATAGAGACTAGAGACATTTCACTTGCCGGAAGAATCATCTCGAATTTTTCGGAATTTTTAAAAGAAGATCAAAAAACAAAAAACGCTTTATTGGAATTAGGTCAATTAGCGACTACTCCAGAAGCAAACATCATAAAACTACCGAATGTATCAGCGTCAATTCCACAATTGAAAGCTGCTATTGCCGAATTACAATCACACGGTTATGCTTTGCCGGATTTCCCAGAAGACCCACAAACTGAAGAAGAAAAAGCGATCAAAGCAAAATATTCTAAAATTTTAGGATCCGCTGTAAATCCAGTTTTACGTGAAGGAAATTCAGATCGTAGAGCTCCAAAAGCGGTTAAAAACTACGCAAAAGCAAATCCACACTCTATGGGTGCTTGGTCTGCCGATTCAAAAACTCACGTAGCCTCAATGGAAAGCGGTGACTTTTACGGAAGTGAAAAGTCATTGACTTTGACAGATGCCACTGATGTAAAAATCGAATTTGTTGCCAAAGATGGTACTGCTACAGTTCTTAAAGCAAGTACTCCTTTGAAATCAGGGGAAATTATTGATAGTTCTGTTATGCATTTGAATGCTTTGAAATCTTTTGTATCTAAAACAATAAAAGAAGCCAAAGAACAAAACATTTTGCTTTCAGTTCACTTGAAAGCAACAATGATGAAAGTTTCTGATCCAATTATATTTGGTGCAATTGTTGAAGTATATTTTGCAGATGTATTCCAAAAATACGCTGCTTTATTTTCAGAATTAAACATCAATACCAGCAATGGTCTAGGAGATGTGTATGCGAAAATTGCAGGGAATCCAATGCAAGCCGAAGTAGAAGCTGCAATTACTCAAGCTATCGAAAACGGACCAGCTTTGGCCATGGTGAATTCTGATAAAGGAATTACCAATCTTCACGTTCCTTCGGATGTAATTGTAGACGCTTCAATGCCAGCTATGATCCGTACTTCCGGACAGATGTACAATAAAGACGGAAAACAACAAGATACCGTTGCAATAATCCCAGACAGATGTTACGCTGGTGTTTATACAGCTACTATCGATTTCTGTAAAAAGCACGGTGCTTTTGTACCAACTACGATGGGAAGTGTTCCTAACGTTGGATTGATGGCACAACAAGCCGAAGAATATGGTTCTCACGATAAAACATTCCAATTGAAAGCAGACGGAGTTGTTCGCGTTATCGATACAAACGGAACTGTTTTGATGGAACAAAGCGTAGAAGCAAACGACATTTTCAGAATGTGTCAGGCGAAAGATGCTCCTATTCAAGACTGGGTAAAACTAGCAGTAAACAGAGCTCGTTTGTCTAATACTCCTGCTGTTTTCTGGCTGGATAACAACAGAGCACACGACAGAGAATTAATCATTAAAGTAGAAAAATATTTAAAAGATTACGACACAACTGGTTTAGACATCAGAATCTTAAATCCTATTGAAGCTACCAACTTTACTTTGGAGCGCATCATCAAAGGATTGGATACTATCTCGGTAACCGGAAACGTATTGCGTGATTACTTAACCGATTTATTCCCAATTCTGGAAGTTGGAACTTCAGCAAAAATGCTTTCTATCGTTCCGTTAATGAATGGTGGTGGTTTATTTGAAACTGGCGCAGGAGGATCGGCACCAAAACACGTTGAGCAATTCATCCAAGAAGGATACTTGCGTTGGGATTCACTAGGAGAATTTTTGGCTTTAGGAGCTTCATTAGAGCACTTGGGACAAACTTTACGCAATCCAAAAGCAATTATCTTAGCTGAAACACTTGATACAGCAACCGAAAAATTCTTGGCAACGGACAAATCCCCTTCACGTAAATTAGGAGGAATTGACAACCGTGGGTCTCATTTCTATTTGGCAATGTATTGGGCAGAAGCTTTGGCAGCTCAAGACAAAGACGCCGAATTGAAAGCAATATTCACTCCTATCGCTGCTGAGTTTTTTGCAAATGAATCTAAAATCAATGCCGAATTAATTGGTTCTCAAGGTAAAGCCCAAAATATTGGTGGTTATTACCAACCAAATCCAGCCTTGACAGACAAAGCAATGCGTCCAAGTGAAACTTTCAATGCTATTTTAGCCAAACTGGCTTAA
- a CDS encoding thiamine diphosphokinase yields MSSHHIVRDDQEPALIIANGAACHPELLGQLLEWSPLVIVLDSAIERVMQLDIKIDVLLGDFDRGFDPEKYQTSQYPLEIVHTPDQNKTDLEKALDYLIERKIPAVNVVWATGKRADHTITNLTNIVRYRNLIKIVILDDHSKIFLLPNKFEKWYTAGTPISLIPIGIVNGIYSKNLVYPLENDTLTMGYRTGSSNEVAHDGIVTINHNDGDLLLMECID; encoded by the coding sequence ATGTCTTCACATCATATCGTTCGCGACGACCAAGAACCCGCTTTAATAATTGCAAACGGAGCAGCATGTCATCCAGAATTACTGGGACAATTACTCGAATGGTCTCCATTAGTAATTGTGTTGGACTCGGCCATAGAACGCGTCATGCAATTGGACATTAAAATTGATGTACTGCTGGGTGATTTTGACCGTGGTTTTGATCCTGAAAAATATCAAACTTCACAATATCCATTGGAAATTGTTCATACACCAGATCAAAACAAAACTGATCTAGAAAAAGCATTGGATTATTTAATCGAAAGAAAAATTCCTGCCGTAAATGTAGTTTGGGCCACAGGAAAAAGAGCTGACCACACGATTACCAATCTCACGAATATAGTTCGCTATCGAAATTTAATTAAAATCGTCATTCTGGACGATCACTCCAAAATATTTTTGCTTCCCAATAAATTTGAAAAATGGTACACTGCAGGAACGCCTATTTCATTAATTCCCATTGGAATTGTCAACGGAATATATTCTAAAAATTTAGTGTATCCTTTAGAAAATGACACCTTGACTATGGGGTACAGAACAGGAAGCAGCAACGAAGTTGCCCATGACGGAATTGTAACCATCAACCACAACGATGGCGATTTGCTATTAATGGAATGCATCGATTAG
- a CDS encoding alpha/beta fold hydrolase: MYKLVSKIIVFVLLISCSVSKEKKIDEYVFKRKKEKTQYINSYNKSLQLWKVPYKEEYVATSFGKAHIIISGPKDAKPLLLLHGMDASSTMWFPNSAALSKNHRVYAVDFLLEAGKSEFKGNSLSTDEIVNWYTQIFNYYKFKNFDIIGASRGGWIATLLTIQKNSKIDKLVLISPAQTFNNVDQKGKASSALFLKFFPNKKKLKKTLSAFSYYPDKINPVYKKQFYLANKYSKSNASILQMQPFSDEELKMITIPVLVLIGDHDVINSEKSLLRANEFLSNDKTEIIKNAGHFLSMDQSKDVNEIIVDFLK; the protein is encoded by the coding sequence ATGTATAAATTAGTATCCAAAATCATTGTATTTGTTCTACTTATAAGCTGTAGCGTATCCAAGGAGAAGAAAATTGACGAATACGTTTTTAAAAGAAAAAAAGAAAAAACACAATACATTAACTCTTACAATAAGTCATTACAACTTTGGAAAGTTCCTTATAAAGAAGAATACGTAGCAACCAGTTTTGGCAAGGCTCATATCATTATTAGTGGCCCAAAAGATGCCAAACCATTGCTTTTGCTTCATGGTATGGATGCTAGTTCTACTATGTGGTTCCCCAACAGCGCAGCACTATCAAAAAACCATCGCGTATACGCCGTTGATTTCTTATTGGAAGCTGGAAAATCTGAATTTAAAGGAAATTCACTCTCCACTGATGAAATCGTAAATTGGTACACTCAAATTTTTAACTATTATAAATTCAAAAATTTCGATATAATAGGAGCCTCACGAGGAGGTTGGATTGCCACTTTATTGACAATCCAAAAAAATAGCAAAATTGACAAACTCGTATTGATAAGTCCAGCCCAGACTTTTAATAATGTTGATCAAAAGGGAAAAGCATCATCAGCACTATTTTTAAAATTTTTTCCAAACAAAAAGAAACTCAAAAAAACATTAAGTGCATTTTCTTACTACCCAGATAAAATTAATCCTGTCTATAAAAAACAATTTTATTTGGCTAACAAATATTCCAAATCCAATGCCAGTATTTTACAGATGCAACCCTTTTCTGATGAGGAATTAAAAATGATAACAATACCTGTTTTAGTACTTATTGGAGATCATGATGTCATCAATTCAGAGAAAAGTCTGTTGCGTGCCAACGAATTTTTAAGTAACGACAAAACAGAAATTATTAAAAATGCAGGTCATTTTTTGAGCATGGATCAATCTAAAGACGTAAATGAAATTATTGTTGATTTTTTAAAGTAA
- the rplS gene encoding 50S ribosomal protein L19, protein MADLMKFVQDEFVTRKDFPVFGAGDTITVYYEIKEGEKTRTQFFKGVVIQRRGSANTETFTIRKMSGAIGVERIFPVNLPALQKIEINKKGAVRRARIFYFRQLTGKKAKIRDKRR, encoded by the coding sequence ATGGCAGATTTGATGAAATTCGTTCAAGACGAATTCGTAACAAGAAAAGATTTCCCTGTATTCGGAGCTGGAGACACAATCACAGTTTACTACGAAATTAAAGAGGGTGAAAAAACAAGAACACAGTTTTTTAAAGGTGTTGTAATTCAAAGAAGAGGTTCTGCTAACACAGAAACTTTTACAATTCGTAAAATGTCAGGAGCAATTGGAGTTGAGCGTATCTTCCCAGTAAACTTGCCAGCTTTGCAAAAAATTGAAATCAACAAGAAAGGTGCTGTACGTAGAGCTAGAATTTTCTACTTCAGACAACTTACTGGTAAAAAAGCTAAGATTAGAGACAAAAGAAGATAG